The following nucleotide sequence is from Cyclobacteriaceae bacterium.
ATCATGTGCTCACAGGAGGAGCCTCCATTAAGGAACCCAACCTTATTAAATTATCAACTGCTCCCCTCATAGTTATTGAAGGTCAGGATGTTATGACTCGCGCTATTGATGGCAAGCCTGCGTTCTTAAAATACCATCATCATATTGGAGTTATCAGCGGGATCGAGTGGCAACGTTCTGATGCCTACCCTACCCAGGAAGAATATGCCCGTCAGTTTGGTCTCTTTGGAGCCGCTACACCGAAGGGAGGAATTCTGATCTATTTCGAGCTGAACCCGGTCGTAGCAGTTTTGTCCACAGTCAACCAGCCGGATGTAACGATGGTTCCGTACAAGACCTATGTCAGCGACAACGACGGGAGTCATGAGTATCTGATCACGTCAGAGAAGAAACGGGTTCCTCTCAAGATCACGGGCAAGCATAATCTGCAAAGCATCAGCGCAGCGAAAGAAGCATTGAAGAAAATCGGCATTACTTCAGAGATGTTTTATCAGGCGATTCCAACTTTCGAAAGCGCAATTCATTAATCAAATTTTGGTTTGAAGATTTTAATGCTTTGATGCATTATCTTTAACGTTTCCAATGGCATGAAATTAAATCTTAAAATACCACTTTGCTTCTTCGATCTTGAAACGACTGGCATCAACATCACACAGGATCGTATCGTAGAGATCGCAGTGATCAAGCTCATGCCGAATGGGGAGATCCTTGAGAAGAAGAACCTCGTCAACCCGACTATTCCCATCCCATCCGAGTCAACTGCCATTCACGGCATCAGCAATGATGATGTGAAAGATAAACCTTCGTTTAAAGAACTGGCGAAAGATTACGCAAGGTTCTTTGAGGGTGCTGATCTAAGCGGTTTTAATATTCTGAAGTTTGATGTGCCTGTGCTGGTAGAAGAGTTCTTACGCGCAGGCGTTGACTTTGACTATTCGCGGAAGCGGATCATTGATTCACAGCGCATCTATCATCTGATGGAAAAGAGAAATCTGGCGGCGGCATTGAAATTCTATTGTGACAAGACGCTTGAAGATTCTCATACAGCTCTGGCTGATACCCGTGCCTCCATGGATGTATTGTTATCGCAAGTAGAGCGTTATGAAAATCTCGAGGTAACAGATGGTTTGGGGAACTCACTTGGCTTCATGAAGAATGATCTTGATGAGCTTCACAAGCTGACCTCTTCTGCCATGATCGATCTGGCCGGACGCATGGTCATGAATCATAAAGGCGAACCTGTCTTCAATTTCGGAAAACATAAGAACAAGAATGTCCTGGCTGTCTTAAAAGAAGAATCTTCTTACTATGATTGGATGATGAACGGAGATTTTTCCCTGGATACCAAGAGGAGATTGACCGAGATCAAGCTGAGCGAGCTTAAAAGAGGCTAGCATCCTGAAGCATTCCAATTCTCTAAGATTTGCCACCAAAATAAATACTCTCTCCCCCGGTGACGAGCGACACTACAGTATATCCAAATAAGTGAATTCAAATAACTCGCGAGCGACCTTTCTCTAAACGCGACAGTTTCACTTAAACTCAATTGTCATGCAAACAAATCGTTGGCTTATCAGCCTATTGGCTGCGTCATTGTTATCCTCCTGTGCGATCATCCGGCCTGGAGAAGTCGGCATCAAGCAAAAGTTGGGAAAGATCAAGAATGATCATCTTCCTCAGGGTCCATATGTATTCGATCCATTCACCACGATCATTTATAAAATTCCGGTAAGAACCGTTGAAGCATTCAATACGCTGGACGTTCCAACCAAGGAAGGGCTTACTGTAAAATCGGAGATCGCCTTGCTGTACCATGTAAAGCCAGAGGCAGCGAGAGAAGTTTATACCAAATATGGTATGAACTATCAGGAGGTTATTGTAGAAAGTAATTTCCGGGCGGTGGTCCGTCATATCGCGGGGATGTACTTTGCCAAGGAACTGTTTGCTGTAGACCGGAAAAAGATCGAAAAAGAGATTTATGATGAGATTTCTGCCAGTATTTGGGATAAGGGCTTTGTCACAGATGCCGTGCTGCTGAAAAGCATAACGATGCCCGAACAGATTTTTCAGGCAGTGGAGAATAAGTTAAAAGCTGAACAAGAGTCGCTTCAAATGGAGTTTGTGATCAACAAGCAAAAGAAGGAAGCAGAGCGGATGCAGATCGAAGCCGAGTCGATCAAGAACTATAATCGTACGATCTCGGAAAGTCTTTCAGAAATGATGATCCGGTATAGCAGCGTGCAGGTAATGAAAGGACTTGTCACATCTCCCAATGCAAAGGTGATCATTACTGACGGGAAGAGCCAGATGCTAATTGGAGATAAATAAATTGAGTGTTGATTTTAGTCGCTTGAACCAGTATCCTGATTCAGGCGACATTTTTAATATTGGATTTATCAGGCTTCTTCCTTCCAGGTATGGTCCGCCAGTAACCTCACTCCTGCCACGAATGTCTTGTAAGGAATTTTGGATCCCCATTCTTTCGGTCCGATCATCGATACCAGATGATTACCATCTTCCTTTTCATATAGATAATAACGCTGACCGATCACTGGATTAAAGCTGAGTTTCGCATCATAAATGATCAAAGAAAGTTCTTTCCGTTGCTGGATTTCCCTTGCCTGCACCGCGAGGAGCTCAATCTGTTGCCTGATCTGAGTCAACTGCATGTTTGTCTGCTCTTCCATCGCTGTCAGAGCATGATGGCGGATAATGCCTTCTTCGTTAGGCTTGATCACTGCACCGGAAACTGAAGCTGAGTATGGAAGCACACTCATCTGCTTGTGATAGATCTCGGTATTGGTTTTAACCTGGCCATCACCCTGATGATGCTTCTGAATCACTTTTAATAAACCTTTCGGTGTGATCTCATGCAATACTTCCAGTATCAGCCTGTGCTCGCGATAGAAATCGGTTTGAAAGCTGGTAAGTTCTGAGAAAGAACACTTAACGGTGTCTGCGATTTCAGGATTATCAAAGGACTGCTCCTCGTTATTGGGAACTACAACATAGCTTGAATTGAATCCCTGGTCTTCGATCGTGACCCAGTTCATCGAAATGGCAAGCTGGTTCTTCCCATCTCCTAAAGCTATCTTATAGATACCTGACTTTGGACGTAATCCAATTTCATACGTTCCCTTTTCAGGAAACAATTGCCATGAGGCTAAAAAATTGTAAGCTTCAACCATAATAAACTAAAAAAGCCATCGGCAATGCCTTTGGCTATTGAAGTCATTAAAACGTAAGATCAGATCAAACTGTTTTAACAAACGTGAAAATTCTTTTAATAATCTTTCTGTTATCTCACATCGATAAAATTACTTCTTATAGTATTTCATCGCTTCTGGTATCCAACCTTTCAGGTCTTTGATACGGGTTTCATTAGCAGGGTGAGTAGATAAAAACTCAGGAGGTGCGGCACCGCCACTGGCACTCATGCGTTCCCAGAATACTGGTGCCTGACTTGGATCATATCCTGCCATGGCAAGGAAGATGATACCCAGGTGATCTGCCTCTGATTCATCCTGACGGCTGAACTTCAGCATGCCGATATTAGAACCTGCTCCTACAGCCTGCATCAAAAGTTGCTTTCCTGCTGTTGGGTTTGAACCCATCAATGCGCTGAATGTACTCAGACCAAGTTGTGACACCATCTGCTGGCTCATACGTTCTCTTCCATGATTGGCGATCGCGTGGGCAACTTCGTGTCCCATGACAATGGCTATTCCGGTTTCATCTTTACAGATAGGAAGAATGCCTGTATAGAAAGCAACCTTTCCACCGGGCATGCACCATGCATTAACAGTCTTGGGATCTTCAATGAGGTTGAACTCCCAGTCAAAGCCTGACAATTCATTTGAGAGACCGGCATTTGCCATATATTGTTCAACAGCTCTCTGGATCTTCATCCCTACAGTCCTGATCTGCTGGGTCTTCTGTGCATCGTTTGAAAGCGGGCCTTTTGCAATGACAGCTTTATATTCTTCGGCAGCCATTGGAATTATTTCGGAGTTAGATACAAGACTCAACTGCTTGCGACCAGTAAGTGGTACAGTAGCACAACCGTATGCAATGAGGAGTCCGGTAAAAACGATAAGTAATTTTTTCATGTAGTTGATATAAAGTGTGAAGGTAGAAATACGTTCTTAAAATAACTGTTAAAAAATGCCATAAATGTGTATTTCAACCTGTTTTGTTGATAACTTTGCTTAAATAATCATGCCAGTCTATGAGAATCTTTGCCATCGGTCGTAACTACGTTGAGCACATTCAGGAATTGAATAATGAACGTCCTGATGAACCTGTGATCTTTACCAAGCCTGACACGGCGATTATCAGGAACAATGCACCGTTCTATTACCCTGATTTCTCTAAAGATGTGCATCATGAAGTTGAATTAGTGCTGAGGATCTCGAAAGAGGGGAAGAACATTGAAGAGAAATTTGCCCATAAGTATTATGACGCCATCGGTGTGGGGATTGACTTCACGGCACGGGACTTGCAGTCTAAGCTGAAAGAGAAGGGATTGCCCTGGGACATCGCAAAAGGCTTTAATGGGTCGGCCCCTATCTCTGACAAGTTTATTCCGGTGTCTGAGTTTAAAGATTTGAAGAATATAAATTTTAAGCTGGAAGTGGATGGACAACTCAAGCAGCAGGGAAATACCAGCTTGCTTCTTTTTCCATTCGATTACATTATAGCGTATCTGTCAAAATTTTTTACACTTAAAACCGGAGACTTAATTTTTACCGGCACTCCCAAAGGAGTGAGCCCTGTTACGCATGGAAACAAACTATCAGCATATATTGAAAATGAGAAGCTGTTGGAGTTCGAGGTTAAGTAAGGCAATCCTACTATTATTATTTCCTTACGCCGTCTCAGCTCAATTCAGTGAACCCGATGCATCCCTGCCAAAGAATGCCGGAATAGGTAACTACCTCTTTCCTATTAATCCCGGTCGACCCAACCAGCTTGCTGGAACGATGGGTGAATTACGAAACACACACTTTCATGGTGGTATTGATATCAGGACTGATAATCAGATTGGAGTGCCTGTTCTTGCCACTCAGGATGGATACATTTCAAGAGCATCCGTCGGTACAGCAGGTTATGGAAGAGTGCTCTACCTCTCTCATCCTGATGGAAAGACATCTGTCTATGGACACCTTGACCGCTATAAGGGAAAGATTGCGAAGTATGTCAAGGAAGAACAGTATCGACGTAAGACGTTTGAGATTGATCTTTTATTAAGTCCTGAAGAGTTTCCGGTCAAGAGAGGTGATACGATTGCTTTATCAGGAAACACCGGCGGATCGTCCGGCCCTCACCTTCACTTTGAAATCAGGGATGGCAATTATGTATTGAATCCATTGAAGTTTGGTTTTACAGAGATCAAGGACAACATCGCTCCCACTGCACAAAAGATTGCCCTTCGCACACTGGATATTAATTCACGCATCAACGATCAGTTTGGACGATTTGAATTCACGTTGGTAAAAAAGTCAGCAAGTGAATATGTATTGCCTATCCCCATCCTCGCTACCGGACGCATTGGGGTTGAACTGCTGGCAGAAGATCGCATGGATGATTCACCAGCACGCTGTGGCATCAATTACATTGAAATGTTTGCCGATAGTCAGAAAGTCTTTACCCAACACATTGAGCGGGTGGATCTCGAGGAGACGCGCGGTATTCTTGCCGTTGTTGACTTCAAGACAATGGAGATCAGGGGAAAACGATTCAACAAACTTTATATTGATGATGGAAATCGTCTGGACTTTTACAAAAATGCAAGAGAAGGAATTATCACTGTCAAAGATTCTGACCGAAGCATCCGCATATTATTAAGAGATGAGTCGGGCAATAAGAGTAACGCACGTTTCCAGCTTAAGAACAATCCAATGGACACGGAAATGCTTCTTCCTGCAAAGAAGGTCATTGGCATAGAATCAGATCTGTTTGAAAACTCATTGATTGTATCATCCTCGTTTTGCAGCGATTCAGACAAGCTCACCATTTTTTCAAATGGCAAGGCGACGGAAGTACCCTTCAATTATGCCTCCATCACACAAAGAGTTTATCTTATTGATCTCCGAAAAAGTCAACCCGATTCTGTAAAGACCTGCCGTGGAAGTCTTGTCTTTCATTTTAAGGACATTGTTCCATCTACTACGATCTATACATATTACAGCGACTGGGCTGATGTTCGCTTTCCTGAAAATTCACTTTATGATACATTGTATCTTAATACCAATCACCGGGCTGAAAACAAAAAAGAATCATTTGTAATCGGGCAACGTACCATTCCCTTACACAAGAACGTACTGGTTACATTAAAGCCCGACTTTCAATTGACTCCATCCAAAGATCTGGCAGTGTATAGGCGTGAAGGCAATAGCGCCTCTTACCTGGGCGGCGAATGGGCCGGCAGTAAAGTAAGATTCAGCACGCGGGAACTTGGTGAGTTTGTTTTTCTGAGAGATACTGTTCCTCCAGTGATTACCAAAGTCAGGATTGACAATCAATCTGCAAGGCTAAGAATACGTGACGGACTTTCCGGCATCTCTTATTATGAAGCAAACATTAATGGGCAATGGTTATTAATGATCTATGATTATAAAACCGGCATTCTTCAATCTGATCGTCTGGATCTGAAACAACCATTAAAAGGAGATTTTGAATTGAAAGTTGTTGACCGTGCAGGCAACGAGCGTATATTTAAACAAAAAATCTAACATCATGGCACTCAGCGTTGGCACCAAAGCACCTGACTTTAAAACTACTGATCAGGACGGTAAGGAGATTACAATGTCAGGACTCAAGGGCAAGAAGATCGTATTATACTTCTACCCAAAAGATATGACACCTGGATGCACGGCTGAATCTTGCAGCCTGCGTGATAATTATTCTGCTTTAAAGAAAGCAGGGTATGAAGTTTTTGGAATCAGTTCTGACAACGAGAAGTCCCACAGGAAGTTTATTGAAAAGGAGAAGCTTCCCTTCAGCCTCCTTGCCGATGTTGATAAATCTGTTCACGCGAAGTATGAAACCTGGGTTGAAAAATCAATGTATGGACGAAAGTACATGGGCACTGCACGTTTTACCTACATCATTGATGAGAAGGGAGTTATTAAAGAGGTCATTGAGAAAGTAGATACTAAAAATCACGCAGCTCAGATTCTTGGCGGCGGATCTCCTGCCAAGGTAGTAGCTAAGAAAGCAGCCCCAAAGAAAGCTAAGAAGTAAAGTTTTCGTCCCGGTTTCCGGTAGATGATTGCTGAGCTTAGCCTATGGATTTGCCATATGGTCCAGGAAGACATTTCAGAGAGTTATCAGAGCCGTACTAGGTTCGAACTATGTTCCAACTAGGTTCCAACTAGATTCCGACTATGTTCTTACTAGGTTCTTACTAGGTTCCGACTATGTTCTTACTATGTTCCAGCTATGTCAGAGAGAAAGGGCTGTATGGCAATTTCAGGCCAAAATCGATGAATAGTAAGACCCTCTACTTATAACTTAAAGGAAGTAATGAAGGTTGCTAAAAAAGGAAAAAAATTCAGTCTCTGAACCCGATGCTCAGATCCATCCGAGGCTTAACGCAATCCACGGTATGGCCGCAAGTGTAACAGTGATGGCAGTCCAGATTAACAGTTTACGATTGGAACGTTTCATAGAGATAGCGTACAATGAACTGCAACGTCAATCTATTATCAGAGTTGCGGGATAAGTTCCCCTTTAACGATTCATTAACATCTTTTAACAAAACTCAGCCACTTTACGGTAGTCTCTGAATTCTCTATATTCCCTCATCAAATTAATTTATGAAGCCTACCCTGATCATTATCCTGTTGCTTTCATCCTTAAATCTTGCGGCACAGAAAGCAATCTACGTTGAGATGCTTCCCTGGACAGAAGCCAGAAAGATGCTGACCGATACCACCATCGTTGTAATTCCGCTGGGTGCTGAATCAAAAGAACATGGACCTCATCTTCAACTGCGAAATGACTGGCTCATTGCAGAGTATCTGAAAAAACGCATTGCAAAAGATCAATCGGTGGTCATCTACCCTACTATCAATTATCATTATTATCCATCGTTTCTTGAATATGCAGGATCTACATCCTTAAGACTGGAGACTGCCTACTC
It contains:
- a CDS encoding 3'-5' exonuclease; the protein is MKLNLKIPLCFFDLETTGINITQDRIVEIAVIKLMPNGEILEKKNLVNPTIPIPSESTAIHGISNDDVKDKPSFKELAKDYARFFEGADLSGFNILKFDVPVLVEEFLRAGVDFDYSRKRIIDSQRIYHLMEKRNLAAALKFYCDKTLEDSHTALADTRASMDVLLSQVERYENLEVTDGLGNSLGFMKNDLDELHKLTSSAMIDLAGRMVMNHKGEPVFNFGKHKNKNVLAVLKEESSYYDWMMNGDFSLDTKRRLTEIKLSELKRG
- a CDS encoding prohibitin family protein is translated as MQTNRWLISLLAASLLSSCAIIRPGEVGIKQKLGKIKNDHLPQGPYVFDPFTTIIYKIPVRTVEAFNTLDVPTKEGLTVKSEIALLYHVKPEAAREVYTKYGMNYQEVIVESNFRAVVRHIAGMYFAKELFAVDRKKIEKEIYDEISASIWDKGFVTDAVLLKSITMPEQIFQAVENKLKAEQESLQMEFVINKQKKEAERMQIEAESIKNYNRTISESLSEMMIRYSSVQVMKGLVTSPNAKVIITDGKSQMLIGDK
- a CDS encoding DUF2452 domain-containing protein, which gives rise to MSVLPYSASVSGAVIKPNEEGIIRHHALTAMEEQTNMQLTQIRQQIELLAVQAREIQQRKELSLIIYDAKLSFNPVIGQRYYLYEKEDGNHLVSMIGPKEWGSKIPYKTFVAGVRLLADHTWKEEA
- a CDS encoding M48 family metallopeptidase, with amino-acid sequence MKKLLIVFTGLLIAYGCATVPLTGRKQLSLVSNSEIIPMAAEEYKAVIAKGPLSNDAQKTQQIRTVGMKIQRAVEQYMANAGLSNELSGFDWEFNLIEDPKTVNAWCMPGGKVAFYTGILPICKDETGIAIVMGHEVAHAIANHGRERMSQQMVSQLGLSTFSALMGSNPTAGKQLLMQAVGAGSNIGMLKFSRQDESEADHLGIIFLAMAGYDPSQAPVFWERMSASGGAAPPEFLSTHPANETRIKDLKGWIPEAMKYYKK
- a CDS encoding fumarylacetoacetate hydrolase family protein; this encodes MRIFAIGRNYVEHIQELNNERPDEPVIFTKPDTAIIRNNAPFYYPDFSKDVHHEVELVLRISKEGKNIEEKFAHKYYDAIGVGIDFTARDLQSKLKEKGLPWDIAKGFNGSAPISDKFIPVSEFKDLKNINFKLEVDGQLKQQGNTSLLLFPFDYIIAYLSKFFTLKTGDLIFTGTPKGVSPVTHGNKLSAYIENEKLLEFEVK
- a CDS encoding M23 family metallopeptidase, which translates into the protein METNYQHILKMRSCWSSRLSKAILLLLFPYAVSAQFSEPDASLPKNAGIGNYLFPINPGRPNQLAGTMGELRNTHFHGGIDIRTDNQIGVPVLATQDGYISRASVGTAGYGRVLYLSHPDGKTSVYGHLDRYKGKIAKYVKEEQYRRKTFEIDLLLSPEEFPVKRGDTIALSGNTGGSSGPHLHFEIRDGNYVLNPLKFGFTEIKDNIAPTAQKIALRTLDINSRINDQFGRFEFTLVKKSASEYVLPIPILATGRIGVELLAEDRMDDSPARCGINYIEMFADSQKVFTQHIERVDLEETRGILAVVDFKTMEIRGKRFNKLYIDDGNRLDFYKNAREGIITVKDSDRSIRILLRDESGNKSNARFQLKNNPMDTEMLLPAKKVIGIESDLFENSLIVSSSFCSDSDKLTIFSNGKATEVPFNYASITQRVYLIDLRKSQPDSVKTCRGSLVFHFKDIVPSTTIYTYYSDWADVRFPENSLYDTLYLNTNHRAENKKESFVIGQRTIPLHKNVLVTLKPDFQLTPSKDLAVYRREGNSASYLGGEWAGSKVRFSTRELGEFVFLRDTVPPVITKVRIDNQSARLRIRDGLSGISYYEANINGQWLLMIYDYKTGILQSDRLDLKQPLKGDFELKVVDRAGNERIFKQKI
- the bcp gene encoding thioredoxin-dependent thiol peroxidase, coding for MALSVGTKAPDFKTTDQDGKEITMSGLKGKKIVLYFYPKDMTPGCTAESCSLRDNYSALKKAGYEVFGISSDNEKSHRKFIEKEKLPFSLLADVDKSVHAKYETWVEKSMYGRKYMGTARFTYIIDEKGVIKEVIEKVDTKNHAAQILGGGSPAKVVAKKAAPKKAKK